The DNA segment TCTTACCTGAAATTTCATTTACTGTTTGCCAAAAAAGTTTAGGTTattttttgagacaaaaattTTAGATTTGTAGTATTGGATCTTAGTTCTCTTTATTAACGAATTCAAGTGATTTCTGTAAGTAATTGTAGATTTTTGAGTTGTTGATTGAAGGTTGATTTCTGAGCTGTTTACTTATTTTATCCCGTTCTCTAATAGAGCGTAATAAACCGTCTGTCATCCAGGGCTTTAATTCTACCTTTCTGTTACTACTTTTTCTGTTTTTGTAGGATTTACATATGAATTCATCTAGTGTGAGAAAAACAAATTGcatgatgaattattttgttaataaattattaattctacattgttaaaagacgatctggcaacagagcaaagcgagaaagaaatagcgctatccgctctgttgaatgatagacaaggatagcaatacaattggtaaacaaacactgtcattatataaggtggacctcactatagcaggtaaccagtgctccgcaagggtctatctTAAAATTGGCAAACCtcaaacttgacataatgaaattttgaagaattgaaaccatccttggttaattaagaatctatatgcaaaatttcaaatttatcagtccagtagttcagacgtgatgatgcgtcaaacattatttttctatcccgttcatgtataagccagttctttcctttattatagtatagatatcaatctaatctttaaaaaattatgtttccaATTATAGCCTAAGTTTATCGATTGACAGTTTTTGTAGATGTGAAGAAAAGTTGGTAAAATTTTTAATTGCGTCTCAtggaatgtaataaaatatgaaaatataaaaagataTTGAGGGTTAATAATGCAATTAGGGTCAAACCACACAAAGCGTTCTGTGTAGACGAGTTGACAAGACAGGATGCtcttcgattggctgattgggttggcgttcgggaatcagcttataatcagtcaatcggagagcttcctaccCTGCCGACTCGCCTAGAAACGCTTCGTGTGGCTCGGCCcttatttttgttgtttttgcaGTCGTTATGGAGCACAGGACACATACTGTACtagtattgaataaaatacataaaactGTAAAACCGctcatttcttgaaaaatttcagagaaaatattttcttctgttacaatacattattatcaataatgtcTAGTAAACTAAAAGCTTTAAAATTCAACagcagaatatatatatatatatattatatatatatatatatatatatatattatatatatatatatatatatatatatagttagatCCACTTTATGATGGCAGTGCAGATAGATAGGagaacagagttgccgattctccaCCTTGCCACTACATTCTcaagaggatagctgataccgggtgtatctgatgtaatattgactgttcattcttgtttaaaataaccaataattatatttttattcaccaagaaaatatattttccaattattaaatttcataattatgagattgaatattttgtttataaattatattcctacattgttaaaacgatctggcaacgtcacagagctagaaaaggagagcgctatctgttttatctgaatgatagactaggatagcaacaccagtgttaatcaaatactgttaatcagtattattatttttcaattgtgttAGGTTAGGTATTGTAtgcagagctagaaaatgatagcgctatctgctttgtcgaatgatagacaaggatagcaacacttccattataacgtgaacctcactatagtgtgaataaaattcccaaattgaattgaaacgaCTGTATGAgtgttgaataatttatttttccttctcacaaaatgtattttgttttgtagATTTGCAAGAGGCAGGTGGAATTACAGAAGAAGTGGACTTTGGCAGCACAGAGCAGAGTGAAGCAGAGGTGTGCCACAACAGTGCAACACAAATGGATGCACATCAATCACATACAATCTCTGCTGCGGAAAAGTGCACCGAACAATCTGTGGCCGGCGAGAAGACCAAGATCTACAGCTGTACTCACTGTAGCTACATAACCCCCCAGTACTCCATATTCCAGAGACACGTCAGCAAACACACTGGAGACAAGATTTTTGGCTGTGAGGTGTGTGGCTATAGAAGCAACCATTCAACTGATCTGAAGAGACACATGACAACACATACGGGCGAAAAACCATTCAGCTGCCAAGTTTGTGGCTTCAAAtgttccaattcacaaaatattaagaGACATATGAGGAAACACACTGGAGAAAAGCCATACAGCTGCGGATATTGTGAATTTAAGTGCGCTCAGTCCAGTCGATTGAAAATGCATATCAGAACACGCCACACCGGCGAAAAGCCATTCTGCTGTGAATATTGTGGCCTTCAGTTTGCCGAATCTCATAATTTAAAATCACATCTCAGAACACATACGGAAGAAAAACCTTTTAGCTGTGAGTTATGTGACTTCAAATGTACTCagtcaaattatttgaaaactcATATGAGGACGCATACAGGCGAAAAGCCGTTTAGTTGTGACTTATGTGACTTTAAATGTGCTGATTCACGCAGTATGGGAAGACATCGGCACATACACACAGGCGAGAAGCGACATAGCTGCAATTTCTGTGACTACAAAACAGCTAGATCAACTAgtttgaaaactcacctcagaACTCATACAGGCATGAAGCCATTTAGCTGTGAATTTTGTGACTTCAGTTGTGCAGATCCACGTAGTTTGAGAAGACATCAATCCACCCACAAACAGGCAATAACCCATTAAGCTGCAGATTTTGTGAGACTAATGCTCGGTTTCTGATACTCTTATTAAATAAATTgggaaattaaaattgaagtttcatcaaatttctaaatcatcatcatcacactGAGGTAATCTCTATCATCATactatttttaatgttttgttgTGTTATATGTGATTAATTTTAAACGTataaatatatgataataattataaaagagAATTTTGCAGTGCCGTTTTGAGGCTTAACCCCGCCATGgagtaaaaacaatattataaaaaatacttttttgttATTAGAAAGAACGACTagagtgaggttcacgttataatgacagtggagaaagatagcagaacaacgtagccgatcctctgtcatgtcaatgtcttctatagacggtagctgatacaggtttattgatgtaatattaactgttcattctcatctAACATAATCAGTTAAATttaattaagcaagaaattatatttatcaatacttttataatgaattgtcattattaaaatgaaatattccaattaattctacattgttaaaagacgatctggaaacagagcaaagcgagaaagagatagcgctatccgctttgttgaatgatagacaaggatagcaataccattgctaatgaaacttgccattataacgtggacctcactatagcagtcaaatttcttaaataaatgaatttaggCACTTACTGTAACAACTAGATCTTTCGCCAGGTCCGCCATCGGTGGTCCACAACCAGCATCCACGACCTAGAATCTTtttcgttctttttaatagcaaaaagtgatttaatagtaAACAGTTCgcgatggaaaacaacattgaagaattataAATACTGTACCTATTTTGCTGTTGAGACATATCTTCACATGCAGAAGTATGACCTAACAGTAGCAGTCCCTAGCTGAGCCTTCAAGGGTCTTTTTTCCTACCTCAGATTGGCCATCTATCGCTCCACCATGTTTCCACCCTTAAGGCAAACGCAAACAAAAAGAGACGGACGTATGCAGACAGACGGAAGAATGTTTCGTCCCCAAGTGTTTGAATGTTGCAACACACACACACGTCCGTCTGTCTTCATAAATCTGCATGTAGGTGTTTGACTTTTTCTCCGTTTGTCTGCTGTTGTGTGCGTTCGTCTTAAGGCCCAGTTCACACAGAGAAGTGACGTAAGGCTCGGACTTTTTTTACTCCTATATGGACCAATGCAAACAGCAGAGACAAGGTGCCACTCTTGTGTGAATTGGGCCTTATACATAAAACGTTTACTGTGCGAAGCATgggtacttatttatttattcggagatacaatcacaaatcatataaatatgattgagaaggaacaacaggcttggcccaaatctattccattcccgaatcTT comes from the Nilaparvata lugens isolate BPH chromosome 1, ASM1435652v1, whole genome shotgun sequence genome and includes:
- the LOC111048986 gene encoding zinc finger protein 239 isoform X2, with the translated sequence MARVDQVNDSSQERVPECSTACSPIQDNSGQQHSVPDDNAIFIKEEPHDLQEAGGITEEVDFGSTEQSEAEVCHNSATQMDAHQSHTISAAEKCTEQSVAGEKTKIYSCTHCSYITPQYSIFQRHVSKHTGDKIFGCEVCGYRSNHSTDLKRHMTTHTGEKPFSCQVCGFKCSNSQNIKRHMRKHTGEKPYSCGYCEFKCAQSSRLKMHIRTRHTGEKPFCCEYCGLQFAESHNLKSHLRTHTEEKPFSCELCDFKCTQSNYLKTHMRTHTGEKPFSCDLCDFKCADSRSMGRHRHIHTGEKRHSCNFCDYKTARSTSLKTHLRTHTGMKPFSCEFCDFSCADPRSLRRHQSTHKQAITH
- the LOC111048986 gene encoding zinc finger protein 664 isoform X1, yielding MSELISLQIKREKQKNGFGEIGIATNNIKDDATLEEAPNITKMARVDQVNDSSQERVPECSTACSPIQDNSGQQHSVPDDNAIFIKEEPHDLQEAGGITEEVDFGSTEQSEAEVCHNSATQMDAHQSHTISAAEKCTEQSVAGEKTKIYSCTHCSYITPQYSIFQRHVSKHTGDKIFGCEVCGYRSNHSTDLKRHMTTHTGEKPFSCQVCGFKCSNSQNIKRHMRKHTGEKPYSCGYCEFKCAQSSRLKMHIRTRHTGEKPFCCEYCGLQFAESHNLKSHLRTHTEEKPFSCELCDFKCTQSNYLKTHMRTHTGEKPFSCDLCDFKCADSRSMGRHRHIHTGEKRHSCNFCDYKTARSTSLKTHLRTHTGMKPFSCEFCDFSCADPRSLRRHQSTHKQAITH